A single Natranaerobius thermophilus JW/NM-WN-LF DNA region contains:
- a CDS encoding FecCD family ABC transporter permease, with protein MRNKKKIAFFTILILALIFTFGTVTAIGVAEISYRDTYRIIASRLPFLSNVIDANWAQGHEAIIMNLRLPRTLLSIMVGAALSMAGTTYQGLLRNPLADPFTIGVSSGAAVGASLYLLIQEQELLAGLFRTLPELIGLPGFSFAGGILALAIVYSLARVGGRVPPVTLLLAGVVVSSFLSAVISFIMIISGESMQGIFFWISGGFNLAGWQHVTILFPYLLAGGIVIYFFARDLNIILLGEESATYLGIPVEQVKKILLVTASLLTAACVSVSGMIGFVGLIVPHAARLILGPDHRLLLPGALLLGGIVLAWMDVLARTMLSPAEIPVGVVTAFVGAPFFLILLKQKRDEFYF; from the coding sequence ATGAGGAATAAAAAAAAGATTGCCTTTTTTACAATATTAATACTGGCTTTAATATTCACTTTTGGTACAGTTACAGCCATTGGAGTAGCTGAGATTTCTTATAGAGATACTTATAGGATCATAGCCTCTCGCCTTCCATTTTTATCAAATGTGATTGATGCTAACTGGGCCCAGGGTCATGAAGCTATTATCATGAATTTACGCCTACCCAGGACCCTGTTAAGTATAATGGTAGGAGCTGCCCTGTCTATGGCAGGTACGACTTATCAGGGATTACTTCGCAATCCCCTGGCAGATCCTTTTACAATTGGAGTTTCTAGTGGGGCTGCAGTAGGAGCCAGTCTCTATTTATTAATACAGGAACAGGAATTGTTGGCAGGATTATTTCGAACATTACCGGAATTGATTGGTTTGCCTGGCTTTAGTTTTGCTGGTGGGATTTTGGCCTTGGCTATAGTTTATTCTTTGGCTCGAGTTGGTGGACGAGTTCCTCCGGTAACTTTGTTGCTGGCCGGAGTTGTAGTTAGCTCATTCCTGTCAGCTGTAATTTCTTTTATCATGATCATTTCAGGTGAAAGCATGCAAGGAATCTTTTTTTGGATTTCAGGAGGTTTTAACCTGGCCGGATGGCAGCATGTGACGATTTTATTTCCTTATTTACTGGCAGGGGGAATAGTTATCTATTTTTTTGCCAGGGATTTGAATATTATTTTACTGGGAGAAGAATCTGCTACTTATTTGGGAATTCCTGTTGAGCAGGTTAAAAAAATTTTGCTGGTGACAGCTTCTTTATTGACGGCTGCCTGTGTGTCAGTTAGTGGCATGATAGGTTTTGTTGGCTTGATTGTACCCCATGCAGCCAGGTTGATTCTCGGGCCAGATCATAGGCTCTTACTTCCGGGGGCATTGCTTTTAGGCGGGATAGTCTTAGCATGGATGGATGTTTTGGCCAGGACCATGTTGAGCCCAGCAGAAATTCCTGTAGGAGTGGTGACTGCCTTTGTTGGTGCTCCTTTCTTTTTAATTTTATTAAAGCAAAAGCGAGACGAATTTTATTTTTAA
- a CDS encoding ABC transporter substrate-binding protein translates to MKFTRLSLYSILIVIIIMGSGILAACGDEEPTDKQAQETAEQKDGDKKDQEGKEQDQDLAVTVTDHMDREIEFESHPETVVSLMPNLTETLFALDMSDQILGITDFCNYPQEVEDKTRVGDAFDLNVEKIVSLEPDLVVMGGGEMMGEINDKLDEMGIKTLVFDPQDLDEVEEMFLTLGEVFDREEAAENLHEEFKQEREQLQSEVSDIDETQSAVVLLEPESLYTVGEDVFLSEVIELTGVENIASDISGYDEISQEVLLDQDPDVIITTYHDIEELKAMGALSELTAVKEGRVYQGHDDKLSRPGPRVIDGAREVFEEIY, encoded by the coding sequence TTGAAATTTACTAGATTAAGTTTGTACAGTATTTTAATTGTAATTATAATCATGGGTTCTGGGATATTAGCAGCCTGTGGCGATGAGGAACCAACCGATAAACAAGCCCAGGAAACTGCCGAGCAAAAGGATGGTGACAAGAAAGATCAAGAAGGGAAAGAACAAGATCAAGACCTAGCAGTAACGGTAACTGATCATATGGACAGGGAAATTGAATTCGAATCTCATCCGGAAACAGTGGTATCACTAATGCCTAATTTAACGGAAACTCTCTTCGCTTTGGATATGTCAGATCAGATACTGGGTATTACGGATTTTTGTAATTATCCCCAAGAAGTAGAAGATAAAACAAGGGTTGGGGATGCCTTTGATTTAAATGTGGAAAAAATCGTCTCACTAGAGCCAGATCTAGTAGTAATGGGCGGTGGAGAAATGATGGGTGAGATCAACGATAAACTGGATGAAATGGGCATTAAAACCCTGGTTTTTGATCCCCAGGATTTAGATGAAGTAGAAGAAATGTTCTTAACCCTGGGCGAAGTATTCGACAGGGAAGAGGCAGCCGAAAATCTACATGAAGAATTTAAACAGGAAAGAGAACAATTACAGTCTGAAGTATCTGATATAGATGAGACTCAAAGTGCTGTAGTTCTCTTAGAACCGGAATCTTTGTATACCGTGGGAGAAGATGTCTTTCTGTCTGAAGTCATAGAGTTGACAGGTGTAGAAAATATTGCATCGGATATCAGCGGTTACGATGAAATTAGTCAGGAAGTTCTACTAGACCAGGATCCTGATGTGATTATTACTACTTATCACGACATCGAGGAATTGAAAGCCATGGGAGCTTTATCAGAATTAACGGCTGTTAAGGAAGGTCGAGTTTATCAGGGACATGACGATAAGCTAAGCAGACCTGGTCCCAGGGTGATTGATGGCGCTCGGGAAGTATTTGAAGAAATTTATTAA
- a CDS encoding stage II sporulation protein M, translating into MMENFLSNNLKYLKLNSLWVKASTIVFFGSALFFGGIASLYPQLVENIFYGYFTEIEQIGEQVFGADPLIGTVMLFWNNLMASLIMILFGIILSLPTLFALSINGGALGVLASFMSFQGINPIPVYILGILPHGIFEIPAILISGGLGLKIGYQLLFPPSSANRLAALKTNINHGIKLLPGIVILLAVAAVIEIFVTPQLLDLAGLNMEHN; encoded by the coding sequence ATGATGGAAAATTTCTTATCTAACAATCTCAAATATTTAAAACTTAATTCCCTGTGGGTAAAAGCTTCCACAATTGTGTTTTTTGGAAGTGCTTTATTTTTTGGGGGGATCGCATCATTGTATCCCCAGCTAGTGGAAAATATCTTTTATGGTTATTTTACTGAAATTGAACAAATAGGTGAGCAGGTTTTCGGAGCAGATCCTTTAATAGGAACAGTCATGTTATTTTGGAACAATCTCATGGCGTCTCTGATTATGATCCTCTTCGGAATAATTTTATCCCTACCGACATTGTTTGCACTTTCAATAAATGGTGGAGCTTTAGGTGTGTTAGCATCATTTATGTCATTTCAAGGTATCAATCCTATACCCGTTTACATACTAGGAATCTTACCCCATGGAATTTTTGAAATTCCCGCAATATTAATTTCAGGTGGCTTGGGTCTTAAGATTGGTTATCAATTACTTTTCCCACCTTCATCAGCGAATCGTTTGGCTGCTCTAAAAACAAATATAAACCATGGTATCAAATTACTTCCCGGAATTGTAATTCTACTAGCTGTAGCAGCGGTTATTGAAATCTTCGTAACCCCCCAATTGTTAGATCTAGCAGGGTTAAATATGGAACATAACTAA
- a CDS encoding rubrerythrin family protein: MENNITANKVRSAFGGESQAYQRYKVWGRKAEDEGYPNVARLFYGIAYAEEVHAGNHFEVLGDVKGDFLVASMAGFGLGDTKENLEGAKEGEDFEIHEMYPAYLRVAEMQNEKGAIRSFKWALEAEKAHSELFQRAIDSVSNGNDIDIDEVSVCGKCGYTTTEGVPDYCPICGAPRNRFKSY; encoded by the coding sequence GTGGAGAACAATATTACTGCCAACAAGGTAAGATCTGCTTTTGGTGGCGAAAGCCAGGCTTATCAACGCTATAAAGTCTGGGGCAGAAAAGCCGAAGATGAAGGCTATCCGAACGTAGCCAGATTGTTTTATGGAATTGCCTATGCTGAAGAAGTTCACGCCGGAAACCATTTTGAAGTACTGGGTGATGTAAAAGGTGATTTTCTAGTGGCTTCAATGGCTGGTTTCGGCCTAGGAGATACTAAAGAAAACCTGGAAGGTGCCAAGGAAGGCGAAGATTTTGAAATTCATGAAATGTATCCTGCTTATCTGAGAGTAGCTGAGATGCAAAATGAAAAAGGTGCCATCCGAAGCTTTAAGTGGGCCCTAGAAGCAGAAAAAGCCCATTCTGAGTTGTTCCAGAGAGCTATAGACTCAGTTAGCAATGGAAACGACATTGACATTGACGAAGTAAGTGTTTGCGGCAAATGTGGCTATACAACCACTGAAGGTGTACCTGATTACTGTCCTATCTGCGGAGCTCCCAGGAATAGATTCAAAAGCTATTAG